Proteins encoded in a region of the Amyelois transitella isolate CPQ chromosome 9, ilAmyTran1.1, whole genome shotgun sequence genome:
- the LOC106134657 gene encoding venom allergen 5 has product MMSLVLFVLGAILATTEGCGGGKQILKSGGLSAFEKQAIVDAHNRLRQSVALGQVSSQPPAANMMEMTWDEELAVTAQRWSDQCTTAHDTAAERDVSRFPVGQNLAATWTTRPPSDPIDTEPDFMKQINAWFDEVRIFGFKPITGGHSTGHYSQMVWGETSKVGCGFTFYYDPVRGYTKLYVCNYGPGGNVIGAYPYEKGYASCSSYGLTDSAKYSGLCSTGYSVTSSSSYQTDSNYLSNVIPGSTGPAEAINYQYNNQFYNQYQNQYQNQYQYQYQQPDPYYTPVVSSTFRPFISIFKRATDLLTKAKPQVKFGTVFS; this is encoded by the exons ATGATGTCCTTAGTGTTGTTTGTCCTGGGAGCTATCCTTGCAACGACAGAAGGTTGCGGTGGCGGgaaacaaattttaa AATCTGGAGGATTGTCGGCGTTTGAGAAGCAAGCAATCGTGGACGCGCACAATCGTCTCAGGCAATCCGTTGCCCTGGGACAAGTCTCTAGCCAGCCGCCAGCAGCTAATATGATGGAAATG ACATGGGACGAAGAGTTAGCGGTGACTGCCCAGCGGTGGTCTGACCAATGCACGACCGCCCACGACACCGCAGCTGAACGCGACGTCAGTCGCTTCCCCGTAGGCCAAAACCTAGCCGCCACTTGGACCACCAGGCCCCCAAGCGACCCCATTGACACCGAACCAGACTTCATGAAGCAAATCAACGCTTGGTTCGATGAAGTCAGAATCTTCGGCTTCAAACCCATCACTGGGGGCCACAGCACAGGTCATTATTCTCAG ATGGTTTGGGGAGAGACGTCCAAAGTAGGCTGTGGGTTCACATTCTATTATGACCCCGTCCGTGGCTACACCAAGTTGTACGTGTGCAACTACGGCCCTGGCGGAAACGTCATCGGAGCCTATCCCTACGAGAAGGGCTATGCCTCTTGCAGCAGTTATGGCCTCACGGACTCCGCCAAATATTCTGGCCTTTGCT CTACTGGTTACTCAGTGACATCAAGCTCGAGCTACCAGACAGACAGCAATTACCTCTCGAACGTCATTCCCGGCAGCACCGGACCAGCGGAAGCGATCAACTACCAGTACAACAACCAATTCTACAACCAGTATCAGAACCAATACCAAAACCAATATCAATACCAGTACCAACAACCAGACCCCTACTACACACCTGTAGTTAGCTCTACCTTCAGACCCTTCATTAGCATCTTCAAAAGGGCTACCGATCTACTCACAAAAGCAAAACCACAAGTAAAATTCGGTACCGTGTTCTCGTGA